The Streptomyces sp. NBC_01275 genome has a segment encoding these proteins:
- a CDS encoding DMT family transporter has product MSALALSVVLSLISAVAYAGGAIVQERVAVSSPDEEYAPLRRPSWWAAVALNGLGGLLHVVALAYGPLSLVQPLGALTIVFALPMAALFVGRRAGATAWRGAIMATVGLAGLLSLVGTSDAQSLSTPQRMGAAVVTAGAVVALMVAGRAAHRHPAVRSVLLATASGIAFGMSSVFTKTVAVDWTGGVSAADVPSLAVIGVLATAGMLLSQASYRGAGLAAPLATLTVVNPVVAAAVGITMFGETFRYGTTGTALALSCGVVAAGGLILLTTERLQSAPVEPGRAAAPTEAAPALANSAASASASATDGQNGRGGQDGPFGESQREFALEIPQQPLTSRLEGALLEEVRKAQTRKAATREAEAREDVPVAAVAGRVSAPGGEAPYEEPYGEEPSDPDEHEPLPFFHRPVYGGPYVPMPLVDRHRVRIKS; this is encoded by the coding sequence ATGAGCGCCCTCGCGTTGTCCGTGGTCCTGTCGTTGATCTCCGCTGTCGCCTACGCGGGCGGGGCGATCGTGCAGGAGCGGGTGGCCGTGTCCTCCCCCGACGAGGAGTACGCGCCGCTGCGCCGGCCGAGCTGGTGGGCGGCGGTCGCGTTGAACGGCCTCGGCGGACTTCTTCACGTGGTGGCGCTTGCTTACGGTCCTCTCAGTCTGGTCCAGCCGCTGGGCGCGCTGACCATCGTGTTCGCGCTGCCGATGGCGGCGCTGTTCGTCGGCCGCAGGGCCGGGGCGACGGCCTGGCGGGGCGCGATCATGGCGACGGTGGGCCTGGCCGGTCTGCTGTCCCTGGTCGGCACGTCCGACGCGCAGTCGCTGAGCACCCCGCAGCGGATGGGCGCCGCCGTGGTCACGGCCGGCGCGGTGGTGGCCCTGATGGTCGCCGGACGGGCCGCGCACCGGCACCCGGCGGTGCGCAGCGTGCTGCTGGCGACCGCGTCCGGCATAGCCTTCGGCATGTCCTCGGTGTTCACCAAGACCGTCGCGGTCGACTGGACCGGCGGCGTCTCGGCGGCCGACGTGCCCTCCCTGGCCGTGATCGGCGTGCTGGCCACGGCCGGCATGCTGCTGTCGCAGGCCTCCTACCGAGGCGCGGGCCTGGCGGCGCCGCTGGCCACGCTGACGGTGGTCAACCCGGTCGTCGCGGCCGCGGTCGGCATCACGATGTTCGGCGAGACCTTCCGCTACGGCACCACGGGCACCGCGCTCGCCCTGAGCTGCGGTGTGGTGGCGGCGGGCGGCCTGATCCTGCTGACGACGGAGCGGCTTCAGAGCGCACCGGTGGAGCCCGGAAGGGCGGCGGCGCCGACAGAGGCTGCCCCGGCTCTGGCGAACAGTGCGGCATCGGCATCGGCATCGGCTACGGACGGGCAGAACGGTCGAGGCGGCCAGGACGGCCCGTTCGGTGAATCGCAGCGCGAGTTCGCGCTGGAGATCCCGCAGCAGCCGCTCACCTCACGGCTGGAGGGGGCGCTGCTGGAAGAGGTGCGGAAGGCGCAGACACGGAAGGCGGCGACACGGGAGGCGGAAGCGCGGGAGGACGTGCCCGTGGCGGCCGTGGCCGGCCGCGTGTCGGCTCCGGGCGGCGAGGCCCCTTACGAGGAGCCCTACGGGGAGGAGCCGTCCGACCCGGACGAGCACGAACCGCTGCCGTTCTTCCACCGTCCCGTCTACGGCGGCCCCTACGTCCCGATGCCGCTCGTCGACCGGCATCGGGTGCGAATCAAATCTTGA
- a CDS encoding (2Fe-2S)-binding protein gives MDLDPDLAALRPLGGFFVLRTLRGTAGDPPPVLPTLAQVYAKVPETASSDVYRDSLTFRVRKVVRALRAPEERIGASVAQQGLAARLWSAALGCAVLYGRIPDLDPRLLRWDADGGAPDDLWLTEVRARPGDAATLAAAVLDGHLEPLSAALRARHPVAPGLLRGNAASALAGAARQLEQWARAHARPEVAARTRALTAELFAHPLLADTGTLTGTAFRRRSCCLYYRAPGGGVCGDCCFTRPPRSSPRAPSG, from the coding sequence GTGGACCTCGACCCCGATCTCGCCGCGCTCCGCCCGCTCGGCGGCTTCTTCGTCCTGCGCACGCTACGAGGCACGGCAGGAGACCCGCCCCCGGTCCTGCCGACCCTCGCGCAGGTCTATGCAAAAGTCCCGGAAACAGCTTCATCGGATGTTTACCGGGATTCGCTGACTTTCCGTGTCCGCAAGGTGGTCCGGGCGCTGCGGGCCCCCGAGGAACGTATCGGGGCCTCCGTCGCCCAGCAGGGGCTCGCGGCGCGCCTGTGGTCGGCGGCCCTGGGCTGCGCCGTCCTCTACGGCCGCATCCCCGACCTCGACCCACGCCTCCTGCGCTGGGACGCGGACGGCGGCGCCCCCGACGACCTGTGGCTGACGGAGGTCCGCGCCCGGCCCGGGGACGCGGCGACCCTGGCCGCCGCCGTCCTGGACGGCCACCTGGAACCCCTCTCCGCGGCCCTGCGCGCCCGTCACCCGGTCGCCCCCGGCCTGCTGCGCGGCAACGCCGCGTCGGCGCTGGCCGGAGCCGCCCGCCAGCTGGAACAGTGGGCGCGCGCCCACGCCCGCCCCGAGGTCGCCGCCCGCACCCGCGCCCTGACCGCCGAGCTGTTCGCCCACCCCCTCCTCGCGGACACCGGCACGCTCACCGGGACCGCGTTCCGCCGCCGCAGCTGCTGTCTGTACTACCGGGCGCCCGGCGGAGGCGTCTGCGGCGACTGTTGCTTCACACGACCTCCGCGCTCTTCCCCGCGCGCCCCGTCTGGGTGA